From the genome of Sulfitobacter sp. DSM 110093, one region includes:
- a CDS encoding DMT family transporter produces the protein MSPNTIGALLMIASMACFTFNDTLLKMTDGALPLFQLLFLRGATTSVLILALSRQLGRIDFRLEARDWRVIALRSVAEIAAAYFFLTALFNMPLANVTAILQVVPLSVTLAAALVLRQAVGWRRLVAIGIGFCGVLLIVKPGAEGFNIWSIYVLIAVLCVTVRDLSTRALSASVPSMTVTLVTALSVMTAAGLASLSAPWAPVTPSLALLIGGSGVFVLGGYFFSIQVMRTGDVAFIAPFRYTGLLWALLLGWFIFGDWPGTLTLIGAGIVVATGVFTLYRERKLKIQAAKVRRI, from the coding sequence ATGTCCCCCAATACCATCGGCGCATTGCTGATGATCGCCTCGATGGCATGTTTCACGTTTAACGACACGCTGCTGAAAATGACCGACGGTGCGCTGCCGCTGTTCCAATTGCTGTTTCTTCGAGGTGCGACGACTTCGGTTTTGATCCTTGCCCTCAGCAGGCAGTTAGGGCGCATCGATTTTCGGCTAGAGGCACGGGACTGGCGGGTGATCGCCTTGCGCTCTGTTGCAGAGATTGCAGCGGCTTACTTCTTTCTCACGGCGCTGTTCAACATGCCTTTGGCCAATGTCACAGCGATCCTTCAGGTGGTACCGCTTTCGGTCACACTGGCCGCAGCTTTGGTGTTGCGGCAGGCGGTGGGTTGGCGGCGGTTGGTCGCCATCGGCATCGGTTTTTGCGGGGTGTTGTTAATCGTCAAACCGGGGGCAGAGGGCTTTAACATCTGGTCTATCTACGTATTGATCGCCGTGCTTTGCGTAACGGTACGCGACCTCTCAACGCGGGCGCTGTCGGCGTCGGTGCCATCGATGACTGTGACGCTGGTCACGGCCTTGTCAGTGATGACGGCGGCGGGGCTAGCATCGCTCAGCGCACCTTGGGCACCAGTGACGCCTTCGCTGGCGTTGCTGATCGGCGGCTCTGGGGTGTTTGTCTTGGGCGGTTACTTCTTTTCGATCCAAGTCATGCGTACCGGCGATGTCGCGTTCATCGCGCCGTTTCGCTACACCGGGTTGCTTTGGGCACTGTTGCTGGGGTGGTTTATTTTCGGCGATTGGCCGGGCACGCTTACCCTGATCGGCGCGGGCATCGTTGTCGCCACCGGGGTCTTTACCCTCTACCGCGAGCGAAAGTTGAAAATTCAGGCGGCAAAAGTCCGGCGTATCTGA
- a CDS encoding 50S ribosomal protein L23, which yields MSAKHEHYDVIRKPIITEKATMASEQNAVVFEVAIESNKPMIKEAVEALFNVKVKAVNTSITKGKVKRFRGQMGRRKDVKKAYVTLEEGNTIDVSTGL from the coding sequence ATGAGCGCCAAGCATGAACATTACGATGTGATCCGCAAGCCGATCATCACCGAGAAAGCAACAATGGCGTCCGAACAGAACGCTGTCGTTTTCGAAGTGGCGATCGAGAGCAACAAGCCAATGATCAAAGAGGCCGTTGAGGCGCTCTTTAACGTCAAGGTGAAGGCCGTGAACACGTCCATCACCAAAGGCAAGGTCAAGCGTTTCCGGGGCCAGATGGGCCGCCGTAAAGACGTGAAAAAGGCTTATGTGACGCTCGAAGAGGGCAACACAATCGACGTATCCACCGGGCTGTAA
- the tuf gene encoding elongation factor Tu — MAKAKFERNKPHVNIGTIGHVDHGKTTLTAAITKYFGDFQAYDQIDGAPEEKARGITISTAHVEYETEARHYAHVDCPGHADYVKNMITGAAQMDGAILVVNAADGPMPQTREHILLGRQVGIPAMVVFMNKVDQVDDEELLELVEMEIRELLSSYDYPGDDIPVVPGSALAAMEGRDENIGENAIRKLMEEVDNYIPTPERAVDQPFLMPVEDVFSISGRGTVVTGRVERGVINVGDEIEIVGIRDTKKTTCTGVEMFRKLLDRGEAGDNIGALLRGVERDGVERGQVLCKPGSVNPHTKFEAEAYILTKEEGGRHTPFFANYRPQFYFRTTDVTGTVQLAEGTEMVMPGDNVSFGVELIAPIAMENGLRFAIREGGRTVGAGVVSKITE, encoded by the coding sequence ATGGCAAAGGCAAAGTTTGAACGTAACAAGCCACACGTCAACATCGGCACAATCGGCCACGTTGACCACGGTAAAACCACGCTGACCGCGGCGATCACCAAATACTTCGGTGACTTCCAAGCGTACGACCAGATCGACGGCGCGCCCGAAGAAAAGGCCCGCGGCATCACCATCTCGACCGCGCACGTTGAGTATGAGACCGAAGCACGTCACTACGCCCACGTCGACTGCCCCGGCCACGCTGACTATGTGAAAAACATGATCACTGGTGCCGCTCAGATGGACGGCGCGATCTTGGTTGTGAACGCGGCCGACGGCCCGATGCCCCAGACGCGTGAGCACATCCTGCTCGGCCGTCAGGTTGGCATCCCCGCCATGGTCGTCTTCATGAACAAAGTTGACCAGGTCGACGACGAAGAGCTGCTCGAGCTGGTTGAGATGGAGATCCGCGAGCTGCTGTCTTCCTACGACTACCCCGGCGACGACATCCCCGTCGTGCCCGGTTCCGCTCTGGCGGCGATGGAAGGCCGCGACGAAAACATCGGCGAGAACGCTATCCGCAAGCTGATGGAAGAAGTCGACAACTACATCCCGACACCAGAGCGTGCTGTTGACCAGCCGTTCCTGATGCCCGTCGAAGACGTGTTCTCGATCTCTGGTCGTGGTACCGTTGTGACTGGCCGTGTTGAGCGTGGCGTGATCAACGTTGGCGACGAAATCGAAATCGTCGGCATCCGCGACACCAAGAAAACCACCTGCACCGGCGTGGAAATGTTCCGCAAGCTGCTGGACCGTGGTGAAGCTGGCGACAACATCGGCGCGCTGCTGCGTGGCGTTGAGCGTGATGGCGTTGAGCGCGGTCAGGTTCTCTGCAAGCCCGGTTCCGTGAACCCGCACACCAAGTTCGAAGCCGAAGCTTACATCCTCACTAAAGAGGAAGGTGGCCGTCACACGCCGTTCTTCGCGAACTACCGTCCACAGTTCTACTTCCGTACAACTGACGTGACTGGCACCGTTCAGCTGGCAGAAGGCACCGAGATGGTCATGCCCGGTGACAACGTGTCCTTCGGCGTTGAGCTGATCGCACCGATCGCCATGGAAAACGGTCTGCGCTTCGCGATCCGTGAAGGTGGCCGTACAGTTGGCGCCGGCGTTGTGTCGAAGATCACTGAGTAA
- a CDS encoding DUF1801 domain-containing protein produces MNSANPPFQNDAVAEVFACLPAVARASLLEIRQLIFEVAETEGVGPIEETLKWGQPAYLTSQSKSGTSVRLGAPKFGGYALYVHCQTTVISDARTAFGDAFTYEGNRAVLFDAQSCISNTPLALLIASALTYHRRNKKGPR; encoded by the coding sequence ATGAATTCGGCCAACCCACCTTTTCAAAACGACGCCGTAGCAGAAGTTTTCGCGTGTTTGCCCGCCGTGGCACGCGCGAGCCTGCTGGAAATACGGCAGCTTATTTTCGAAGTTGCAGAGACCGAAGGCGTCGGCCCTATCGAAGAAACTCTCAAATGGGGGCAACCAGCCTATCTTACTTCCCAAAGCAAATCGGGAACGTCCGTCCGGTTAGGTGCGCCGAAATTCGGCGGATATGCGCTCTATGTTCATTGCCAGACCACAGTCATTTCAGACGCGCGTACGGCGTTCGGGGATGCGTTCACCTATGAAGGGAACCGCGCAGTCCTGTTTGATGCACAGAGCTGCATCTCAAACACACCACTCGCGCTTTTGATTGCCAGCGCACTCACTTACCACCGCCGCAACAAAAAAGGCCCCCGCTAA
- the rpsG gene encoding 30S ribosomal protein S7 produces MSRRHAAEKREVLPDAKYGDLVLTKFMNNLMIDGKKSVAERIVYNAMTRVEDKIKRAPIEVFHEALENIQPSVEVRSRRVGGATYQVPVEVRPERRQALAIRWLIKAARARNENTMEERLAGELMDAVQSRGTAVKKREDTHKMADANKAFSHYRW; encoded by the coding sequence ATGTCACGCCGCCACGCCGCTGAAAAACGCGAAGTCCTGCCAGACGCCAAATACGGCGATCTGGTTCTCACCAAATTCATGAACAACCTGATGATCGACGGTAAGAAATCTGTCGCCGAGCGCATCGTCTACAACGCGATGACCCGCGTCGAAGACAAGATCAAGCGCGCCCCGATCGAGGTGTTCCACGAAGCACTTGAAAACATCCAGCCGTCCGTCGAAGTTCGTTCGCGCCGCGTTGGTGGTGCCACTTATCAGGTGCCAGTCGAAGTGCGCCCCGAGCGCCGTCAGGCGCTGGCGATCCGCTGGTTGATCAAAGCCGCGCGCGCCCGTAACGAAAACACCATGGAAGAGCGTCTTGCAGGCGAGCTTATGGACGCTGTCCAGTCCCGTGGTACTGCCGTTAAAAAGCGCGAAGATACGCACAAGATGGCCGACGCCAACAAAGCGTTCAGCCACTACCGCTGGTAA
- a CDS encoding putative rhamnosyl transferase, with protein sequence MQAIGLCRFSYPALGGFQVGHETIEDRIAYLYAETRLEERFRLLETVALPCLKAQTDPDFSMVFLIGDQFPARHIQRLESLLTDLPQAIIHREPPRQHREVMKEVLNAARINPKEPCLQFRYDDDDAVSVDFIARLRGTVNDSAGLLRGQRSVAFDWPKGYIAEFGPNGIRAVEVFRPLNVAALAIYVKGGSPLTIMNFAHMKLPRFMPYVSLPDPAMFVRSHNGSNDSRQGLAHKVHVSPLDAEGEALFRERFAIDADQIRRTFAA encoded by the coding sequence ATGCAAGCCATCGGCCTGTGCCGTTTTTCTTACCCTGCCCTTGGCGGATTTCAGGTCGGGCACGAGACCATCGAGGACCGGATCGCATACCTTTACGCGGAAACCCGGCTTGAAGAGCGCTTTCGATTGCTAGAGACGGTCGCCCTGCCCTGCCTCAAGGCGCAAACGGACCCAGATTTTTCAATGGTCTTCCTAATCGGAGACCAATTTCCCGCCCGGCATATCCAACGGCTCGAATCGCTTCTAACTGATCTTCCTCAGGCCATAATTCACCGCGAGCCCCCCCGACAGCATCGCGAAGTGATGAAAGAGGTGCTGAATGCCGCGCGGATAAACCCCAAGGAACCCTGCCTGCAATTTCGCTATGACGATGACGATGCGGTTTCAGTGGATTTCATCGCCCGCCTGCGCGGCACAGTCAACGACAGCGCGGGCCTGCTCCGCGGGCAACGTTCAGTCGCCTTTGATTGGCCCAAGGGCTATATCGCCGAATTTGGGCCAAACGGCATTCGCGCGGTAGAGGTTTTTCGCCCACTGAACGTTGCGGCATTGGCGATCTATGTCAAAGGCGGCAGCCCCCTGACCATAATGAACTTCGCGCATATGAAGCTGCCCCGGTTCATGCCCTACGTCAGCCTGCCTGACCCCGCGATGTTTGTGCGCAGCCACAACGGGTCAAACGATTCGCGGCAGGGGCTTGCGCATAAGGTACATGTCTCCCCACTCGATGCTGAGGGCGAAGCGCTCTTTCGGGAACGCTTTGCCATTGATGCGGATCAGATACGCCGGACTTTTGCCGCCTGA
- a CDS encoding response regulator, translating into MASRILHIDDDPIILELVKMIFSDDRSLTFVSCLNARDALAVVDDLKPDLIISDISMPDMGGMELVHRFGQNPAIAGTPIIFLSGRTRDLEVYDAFRDLEATVMQKPVDPGQLRSTVRHLLASQQQPMTQASNQ; encoded by the coding sequence ATGGCATCCCGCATTTTACATATCGACGATGATCCGATCATTCTGGAATTGGTAAAGATGATCTTTTCCGACGATCGCTCTTTGACCTTTGTTTCTTGCCTAAACGCCCGCGATGCGCTGGCGGTGGTCGATGACCTGAAACCCGATCTTATCATCAGCGATATCTCGATGCCTGATATGGGGGGGATGGAGCTGGTACATCGGTTTGGCCAGAATCCGGCCATCGCGGGAACGCCGATTATTTTCCTAAGCGGGCGTACCCGCGACCTTGAGGTCTATGACGCCTTCCGCGATCTGGAAGCCACCGTGATGCAGAAACCTGTCGACCCGGGACAACTTCGCAGCACGGTCCGGCACCTGCTTGCCAGTCAGCAACAACCGATGACGCAGGCGTCGAACCAGTAA
- the rpsL gene encoding 30S ribosomal protein S12 has protein sequence MPTIQQLIRKPRQPKVKRSKSMHLQECPQKRGVCTRVYTTTPKKPNSAMRKVAKVRLTNGFEVISYIPGESHNLQEHSVVLIRGGRVKDLPGVRYHILRGVLDTQGVKDRKQRRSKYGAKRPK, from the coding sequence ATGCCAACGATCCAACAGCTGATCCGCAAGCCGCGGCAGCCGAAAGTCAAACGTTCGAAATCCATGCACCTGCAGGAGTGCCCGCAAAAGCGCGGCGTCTGCACACGGGTTTACACAACAACACCCAAAAAGCCGAACTCGGCCATGCGTAAGGTTGCCAAAGTGCGCCTGACCAATGGTTTCGAAGTCATCTCCTACATCCCGGGTGAGAGCCACAACCTTCAGGAACACTCCGTGGTTCTGATCCGCGGCGGTCGTGTAAAAGACCTTCCGGGTGTGCGTTACCACATCCTGCGCGGTGTTCTCGATACCCAAGGTGTCAAGGACCGGAAGCAGCGTCGCTCCAAGTACGGCGCGAAGCGTCCGAAGTAA
- the rplC gene encoding 50S ribosomal protein L3, which yields MLRSGVIAKKVGMTRLFMEDGKQIPVTVLQLDKLQVVAQRTTDRDGYTAVQLGAGSAKAKRTSQAMRGHFAAAKVEPKRKVAEFRVDADAMLEVGEEIIADHYFAGQYVDVAGTSIGKGFAGAMKRHNFGGLRATHGVSISHRSHGSTGQCQDPGKVFKGKKMAGHMGAARVTTQNLEVVKTDSARGLIMVKGAVPGSKGGWVTVKDAVKKPFPEDAILPAALKSAADEAAKAAEEAAAAAAAEAEAEAKRLAEEQAAQEAEALKAAEAEIAAEGSDADNSDADADKKEGDA from the coding sequence ATGTTGCGCTCAGGCGTTATTGCAAAAAAAGTCGGCATGACCCGGCTGTTCATGGAAGACGGCAAGCAGATTCCTGTGACCGTTCTTCAGTTGGACAAGCTTCAGGTTGTCGCACAGCGTACCACAGACCGCGACGGCTATACCGCCGTTCAGCTGGGTGCCGGTTCGGCGAAAGCCAAACGTACAAGCCAAGCCATGCGTGGCCACTTCGCAGCAGCGAAAGTGGAACCCAAGCGCAAGGTTGCTGAGTTCCGCGTTGACGCGGACGCGATGTTGGAAGTCGGTGAGGAAATCATCGCGGACCATTACTTCGCGGGTCAGTACGTTGACGTTGCAGGCACTTCGATCGGTAAAGGTTTTGCCGGTGCGATGAAGCGTCACAACTTCGGCGGTCTGCGGGCGACACACGGTGTTTCCATCAGCCACCGTTCGCACGGCTCCACAGGCCAGTGTCAGGATCCCGGCAAGGTTTTCAAAGGTAAGAAAATGGCCGGTCACATGGGCGCTGCCCGTGTTACCACGCAAAACCTCGAAGTCGTTAAGACAGACAGCGCGCGTGGCCTGATCATGGTTAAAGGCGCCGTTCCTGGCTCCAAAGGTGGCTGGGTCACCGTCAAGGATGCGGTCAAAAAGCCGTTCCCCGAAGACGCGATTCTGCCCGCCGCTCTGAAATCCGCCGCTGACGAAGCCGCGAAAGCCGCCGAAGAGGCAGCAGCCGCAGCCGCAGCAGAGGCAGAAGCCGAAGCCAAGCGTTTGGCCGAAGAGCAAGCCGCACAGGAAGCCGAAGCGCTGAAAGCCGCAGAAGCTGAAATCGCAGCTGAAGGTTCGGATGCCGACAATTCCGATGCCGACGCTGACAAGAAAGAAGGTGACGCATGA
- a CDS encoding fatty acid desaturase, which translates to MSHEKSSPGASADVSNARDWVRVLARYREPSTWRSSFELAITLGPFVLLWALAWWALSISGWLTLAISLVNAGFLLRLFAIQHDCGHAAFFSSRRTSDWVGRVLGVLTLTPYDVWRRTHSIHHSSAGNLGRRGIGDIHTLTVAEYRALGVFGRFHYRLYRNPVVLFGLGPSYLFFVQNRIPLGLMAKARYWMSAMGTNLSILGALAVIFYFGGIMPILLIFVPSTLLAATAGMWLFYVQHQFETTHWEENETWDLHDAAFHGSSHYILPRPLQWLSANIGIHHVHHLYSRIPFYRLPEVLRDHAALAEGNRMTIRESLDNARLHLWDEKTKRLLSFAQARTAA; encoded by the coding sequence ATGTCTCACGAAAAATCTTCCCCTGGCGCGTCTGCGGACGTGTCTAACGCGCGCGACTGGGTGCGTGTGTTGGCCCGTTACCGCGAGCCGAGCACTTGGCGCAGCAGTTTCGAACTGGCGATCACGCTTGGGCCCTTTGTCCTACTTTGGGCGCTGGCGTGGTGGGCGTTGTCGATCAGCGGCTGGCTGACACTGGCGATCTCGCTGGTCAATGCGGGCTTTTTGCTGCGGCTCTTTGCGATCCAGCACGATTGTGGTCATGCTGCGTTCTTTAGCAGCCGACGCACCAGCGATTGGGTTGGCCGGGTATTAGGGGTTTTGACGCTCACGCCCTATGACGTTTGGCGCCGTACGCATTCGATCCACCACTCCTCTGCTGGGAACCTTGGGCGCCGAGGAATTGGGGACATCCATACTCTGACCGTTGCGGAATATCGCGCGCTTGGGGTGTTTGGGCGGTTTCACTATCGGCTTTATCGGAACCCGGTGGTGCTGTTTGGTCTTGGGCCAAGCTATCTGTTTTTCGTGCAGAACCGCATCCCGCTGGGGTTGATGGCCAAGGCGCGCTATTGGATGAGCGCGATGGGCACGAACCTGTCGATCCTCGGGGCGCTGGCGGTGATCTTTTATTTTGGTGGGATCATGCCGATCTTGCTGATTTTTGTGCCCAGCACACTGTTGGCGGCGACGGCAGGCATGTGGCTGTTCTACGTCCAGCACCAGTTTGAGACGACTCATTGGGAGGAAAACGAGACATGGGATTTGCATGATGCTGCGTTCCACGGCTCGTCGCATTATATCCTGCCGCGCCCGCTGCAGTGGTTGAGCGCTAACATTGGCATTCATCACGTTCACCACCTCTACAGCCGTATCCCGTTCTACCGTCTGCCTGAGGTATTGCGTGATCACGCGGCGCTAGCAGAGGGGAACCGGATGACGATCCGCGAGAGCCTTGACAATGCACGTTTGCATCTGTGGGATGAGAAGACCAAGCGCTTGTTGTCATTCGCTCAGGCCCGCACCGCAGCCTGA
- the rpsJ gene encoding 30S ribosomal protein S10 — protein sequence MAAQSQNIRIRLKAFDYRVLDSSTQEIVSTAKRTGASVRGPIPLPNKIEKFTVLRGPHVDKKSRDQFEIRTHKRLLDIIDPTPQTVDALMKLDLAAGVDVEIKLQS from the coding sequence ATGGCCGCTCAAAGCCAGAACATCCGCATTCGCCTGAAGGCGTTTGACTATCGGGTGCTCGATTCTTCTACACAGGAAATCGTCAGCACCGCCAAGCGCACAGGCGCTTCGGTCCGTGGACCCATTCCGCTGCCGAACAAAATCGAGAAATTCACCGTTCTTCGTGGTCCCCACGTTGACAAGAAATCCCGTGACCAGTTCGAAATCCGCACGCACAAGCGTCTGCTGGATATCATTGATCCGACCCCCCAGACCGTGGACGCGCTGATGAAGCTCGACCTCGCCGCTGGCGTGGACGTCGAGATCAAGCTGCAATCGTAA
- the fusA gene encoding elongation factor G produces the protein MARDYPLQRYRNFGIMAHIDAGKTTCSERILFYTGKSHNIGEVHDGAATMDWMEQEQERGITITSAATTTFWQRQEEPTADATSDTKFRMNIIDTPGHVDFTIEVERSLAVLDGAVAVLDANAGVEPQTETVWRQADRYKVPRIVFVNKMDKIGADFFNCVKMIKDRTGATPAPIQIPIGAENELEGLVDLVTMKEWVWSGEDLGAGWEQREIRDSLKESADEWRAKLIETAVEMDDEAMENYLMDGAEPDVDTLRDLIRKGTLAIKFIPVLCGSAFKNKGVQPLLNAVIDYLPSPLDVVDYMGFKPGDETETRNIPRRADDEMAFSGLAFKIMNDPFVGSLTFTRVYSGVLKKGDTLLNSTKGKKERVGRMMMMHSINREEIEEAFAGDIIALAGLKDTTTGDTLCAANDPVVLETMTFPDPVIEIAVEPKTKADQEKMSAGLARLAAEDPSFRVETDLESGQTIMKGMGELHLDILVDRLKREFKVEANIGAPQVAYRETISREAEITYTHKKQSGGSGQFGEVKMILMPTEPGEGYSFESRIVGGAIPKEYIPGVEKGIKSVLDSGPLAGFPVIDFKVALIDGKFHDVDSSVLAFEIAARMGMREGMKKAGAKLLEPIMKVEVVTPEEYTGGIIGDLTSRRGQVQGQDTRGNAIAIDAFVPLANMFGYINTLRSMSSGRANFTMQFDHYEPVPQNISDEIQAKFA, from the coding sequence ATGGCACGCGACTATCCGCTCCAACGCTACCGCAACTTCGGCATCATGGCTCACATCGATGCCGGCAAAACCACCTGTTCCGAACGCATCCTGTTCTACACCGGCAAAAGCCACAACATCGGTGAGGTGCATGACGGCGCCGCAACGATGGACTGGATGGAGCAAGAGCAGGAACGCGGGATCACCATTACATCCGCCGCGACCACCACGTTCTGGCAGCGCCAGGAAGAGCCCACAGCCGATGCGACGTCCGACACCAAGTTCCGGATGAACATCATCGACACCCCCGGCCACGTTGACTTCACCATCGAAGTTGAGCGTTCGCTGGCCGTTCTCGACGGCGCGGTTGCCGTGCTTGACGCGAACGCTGGTGTTGAGCCGCAGACCGAAACCGTGTGGCGTCAGGCTGACCGCTACAAAGTTCCGCGCATTGTGTTCGTCAACAAGATGGACAAAATCGGCGCTGACTTCTTCAACTGCGTGAAGATGATCAAAGACCGCACAGGTGCCACACCTGCTCCGATCCAGATCCCAATTGGCGCTGAGAACGAGCTTGAAGGTCTCGTTGACCTCGTCACAATGAAGGAATGGGTCTGGTCCGGCGAAGATCTGGGTGCCGGCTGGGAACAGCGCGAGATCCGTGACAGCCTGAAAGAGTCCGCCGACGAATGGCGTGCCAAGCTCATCGAGACCGCGGTCGAGATGGACGATGAGGCGATGGAAAACTACCTGATGGATGGCGCCGAGCCTGACGTCGACACCCTGCGCGACCTGATCCGCAAGGGCACGCTGGCGATCAAGTTCATCCCCGTTCTCTGTGGTTCCGCTTTCAAGAACAAAGGTGTTCAGCCGCTCTTGAACGCCGTGATCGACTATCTGCCCAGCCCGCTGGACGTTGTCGACTACATGGGCTTCAAGCCGGGCGATGAGACAGAAACCCGTAACATCCCGCGCCGTGCGGATGATGAAATGGCGTTCTCTGGCCTTGCGTTCAAAATCATGAACGACCCCTTTGTTGGCTCGCTGACATTCACCCGCGTTTATTCGGGCGTGCTCAAGAAGGGCGATACCCTCTTGAACTCGACCAAAGGTAAGAAAGAGCGCGTAGGTCGTATGATGATGATGCACTCGATCAACCGCGAAGAGATCGAAGAAGCCTTTGCGGGCGACATCATCGCGCTTGCCGGTCTGAAAGACACCACCACAGGTGACACGCTTTGTGCTGCCAACGATCCGGTGGTTCTGGAAACCATGACCTTCCCCGATCCGGTTATCGAGATCGCGGTTGAGCCAAAGACCAAGGCCGACCAGGAAAAGATGTCTGCAGGTCTGGCCCGTTTGGCCGCCGAAGACCCCTCTTTCCGCGTCGAAACCGATCTGGAATCCGGTCAGACCATCATGAAGGGCATGGGCGAACTTCACCTCGACATTCTGGTGGACCGTCTGAAGCGCGAATTCAAAGTTGAAGCGAACATCGGTGCGCCACAGGTGGCTTACCGCGAGACCATCAGCCGCGAAGCCGAAATCACCTACACCCACAAGAAGCAGTCGGGTGGTTCGGGTCAGTTCGGTGAAGTTAAGATGATCTTGATGCCGACCGAGCCGGGCGAAGGTTACTCCTTTGAGAGCCGTATCGTCGGTGGTGCCATTCCCAAGGAATACATCCCGGGCGTGGAAAAAGGGATCAAGTCGGTTCTGGACTCCGGTCCACTGGCGGGCTTCCCGGTCATCGACTTCAAGGTGGCTCTGATCGACGGTAAGTTCCACGACGTTGACTCCAGCGTTCTGGCCTTTGAAATCGCCGCCCGTATGGGTATGCGCGAAGGCATGAAGAAAGCTGGCGCGAAACTGCTGGAACCGATCATGAAGGTCGAAGTTGTGACACCAGAAGAGTACACCGGTGGCATCATTGGTGACCTGACGTCCCGTCGTGGTCAGGTGCAGGGTCAAGATACGCGCGGCAATGCCATCGCGATCGACGCCTTCGTGCCGCTGGCGAACATGTTCGGCTACATCAACACACTGCGTTCGATGTCGTCGGGTCGTGCGAACTTCACCATGCAGTTCGACCACTACGAGCCTGTGCCGCAGAACATCTCTGACGAGATTCAGGCCAAATTTGCATAA
- the rplD gene encoding 50S ribosomal protein L4, with protein MKLDVIKLDGGTAGSVDLDEALFGLEPRADILHRVVRWQRNNAQQGTHKVKTRSETSYSTKKIYRQKGTGGARHGDRNAPIFRKGGIYKGPTPRSHGHELTKKFRKLGLRHALSAKAKAGSLVIIDEATSEGKTAALAKQVSNLGWKRALVIDGASVNENFAQAARNIEGLDILPSMGANVYDILKRDTLVITKAGIEALEARLK; from the coding sequence ATGAAACTCGATGTCATCAAACTCGACGGTGGCACGGCCGGGTCCGTAGACCTGGACGAAGCACTGTTCGGCCTTGAGCCGCGTGCCGACATCCTGCACCGCGTCGTGCGCTGGCAGCGTAACAACGCGCAGCAGGGTACGCACAAGGTCAAGACACGGTCCGAGACCAGCTACTCGACCAAGAAGATCTATCGCCAAAAAGGCACCGGCGGCGCACGCCACGGTGACCGTAACGCGCCGATCTTCCGTAAGGGTGGTATCTACAAGGGTCCGACCCCGCGTAGCCACGGCCACGAGCTGACCAAGAAGTTCCGCAAGCTGGGTCTGCGCCACGCGCTGTCCGCCAAAGCAAAAGCCGGTTCTTTGGTCATCATCGACGAAGCCACATCTGAAGGCAAAACAGCCGCTCTGGCCAAACAGGTTTCGAACCTGGGTTGGAAGCGCGCGCTGGTCATCGATGGCGCTTCTGTCAACGAGAACTTCGCACAGGCTGCACGCAACATCGAAGGTTTGGATATCCTGCCGTCGATGGGCGCAAACGTCTATGACATCCTCAAGCGTGACACTCTGGTGATCACCAAAGCGGGGATCGAAGCATTGGAGGCACGCCTGAAATGA